One part of the Chiroxiphia lanceolata isolate bChiLan1 chromosome 14, bChiLan1.pri, whole genome shotgun sequence genome encodes these proteins:
- the FRMD7 gene encoding FERM domain-containing protein 7 isoform X3: MLHLKVQFLDDSQKIFVVDQKSCGKGLFNLTCSHLNLAEKEYFGLEFRSQAGNQVWLEPLKPITKQVKNPKEVLFKFMVKFFPVDPGHLREELTRYLFTLQIKKDLAQGRLPCSDKSAALLVSHLLQSELGDFHEETDQQHLATHRYLPNQEYLDNKIMHYHRRHRGKTPAESDVQLLDVARKLEMYGIRPHPASDGEGTQINLAVTHMGVLVLRGNTKINTFNWSKIRKLSFKRKHFLIKLHANISELCKDTLEFTMVSRDTCKAFWKTCVEYHAFFRLSEEPKSKPKALLCSKGSSFRYRKHYTSRYDERQCRSSPDLLTDVSKQVEELRLAYGSRGSYHANGVHGSEPTLDSRRRSSTVEVTFAAELEHSKPEASSTFLPHSKSSSAFPLLYAELEMERAWEPMDLFGARNPLTSFRPHHQFSGNNKSTSVGNMREVSARPLVYTDVPSPLPVAAPAPQLLFYMDRAPQPLCQTLAPGEDAAGPVGPCGPMAAKPPRQSPGGTQAGEFDHEAAGTAVGRGVVGENRSLARSFDYGLQEQPPKRSWSQSDMKTMRFPYGSEFRPLGPCPALSSRKAGVFWHVPAQQGLALGPRRSTERYLGSSTESSDSDSDLLAADYCSLYGRVLRSPMARVRLSSGSLQLDEEDEEVSFATSAAEKSSRGPSKYFT; this comes from the exons AATACTTTGGGCTGGAGTTTcgcagccaggctgggaaccAG GTCTGGTTGGAACCACTAAAACCCATAACAAAGCAAGTCAAAA ATCCTAAGGAGGTTCTTTTCAAATTTATGGTGAAATTTTTCCCAGTGGACCCCGGCCACCTGAGAGAAGAGCTGACCAG GTACCTCTTCACCCTCCAGATCAAGAAGGACCTGGCACAGGGGCGGCTGCCCTGCAGTGACAAGAGCGCGGCGCTGCTCGTCTCCCACCTGCTGCAGT CTGAGCTGGGTGACTTCCACGAGGAGACAGACCAGCAGCACCTGGCGACCCACAGGTACCTGCCCAACCAGGAGTACCTGGACAACAAGATTATGCACTACCACCGGAGGCACAG AGGGAAGACACCAGCAGAGTCAGATGTTCAGCTGCTGGACGTGGCCAGGAAGCTGGAGATGTACGGGATTCGCCCACACCCCGCCAGTGACGGCGAGGGGACGCAGATCAACCTGGCTGTGACACACATGGGGGTCCTGGTCCTGCGG GGCAATACAAAAATCAACACCTTCAACTGGTCCAAAATTCGCAAACTGAGTTTCAAAAGGAAGCATTTTCTCATCAAGCTCCATGCAAATATCTCT GAGCTGTGCAAGGACACACTGGAGTTCACTATGGTGAGCCGGGACACCTGCAAGGCTTTCTGGAAGACATGTGTGGAGTACCACGCCTTCTTCAGGCTCTCTGAGGAGCCCAAGTCAAAGCCAAAAGCCCTTCTGTGCAGCAAGGGCTCCAGCTTCCGCTACAG GAAGCACTACACGTCCCGCTACGACGAGAGGCAGTGCCGCTCCTCCCCGGACCTCCTGACGGATGTCTCCAAGCAG GTGGAGGAGCTGCGCCTGGCCTACGGCAGCCGGGGCTCGTACCACGCCAACGGAGTGCACGGCTCCGAGCCCACCCTGGACAGCCGGCGCCGGAGCTCCACGGTGGAGGTGACATTCGCCGCTGAGCTGGAACACTCCAAGCCCGAAGCATCCTCCACCTTCCTGCCCCACTCCAAAAGCTCGTCTGCCTTCCCCCTGCTCTACGCTGAGCTGGAGATGGAGCGGGCATGGGAGCCCATGGACCTCTTTGGTGCCAGGAACCCTTTGACATCCTTTCGGCCCCACCACCAGTTCTCTGGGAACAATAAAAGCACCTCGGTGGGCAACATGCGGGAGGTGAGTGCCCGGCCACTCGTGTACACGGATGTGCCATCTCCCCTGCCCGtggctgccccggccccgcagctCCTCTTCTACATGGACAGGGCCCCGCAGCCCCTGTGTCAGACGTTGGCACCTGGTGAGGACGCAGCAGGACCAGTTGGTCCATGTGGCCCCATGGCAGCAAAACCCCCCAGGCAGAGCCCGGGTGGGACCCAGGCTGGGGAGTTTGACCACGAGGCTGCGGGCACGGCAGTGGGCAGAGGCGTGGTGGGGGAGAACAGGTCACTGGCTCGCTCTTTTGATTACGGCCTTCAGGAGCAGCCTCCCAAGCGGTCTTGGAGCCAGTCGGACATGAAAACCATGCGCTTCCCCTATGGCTCTGAGTTCAGGCCCCTGGGGCCGTGCCCTGCACTGAGCAGCCGGAAAGCAGGGGTATTTTGGCACGTACCAGCCCAGcaagggctggcactggggccGCGGCGCTCCACCGAGCGCTACCTGGGCAGCAGCACCGAGTCCAGTGACTCCGACTCGGACCTCCTGGCCGCCGACTACTGCTCCCTGTACGGCCGCGTGCTGCGCTCACCCATGGCCCGGGTGCGCCTGTCCTCCGGCAGCCTCCAGCTggatgaggaggatgaggaggtgTCCTTCGCCACCAGCGCTGCTGAAAAGAGTTCCAGGGGGCCCTCCAAGTATTTCACCTAG
- the FRMD7 gene encoding FERM domain-containing protein 7 isoform X1 codes for MLHLKVQFLDDSQKIFVVDQKSCGKGLFNLTCSHLNLAEKEYFGLEFRSQAGNQVWLEPLKPITKQVKNPKEVLFKFMVKFFPVDPGHLREELTRYLFTLQIKKDLAQGRLPCSDKSAALLVSHLLQSELGDFHEETDQQHLATHRYLPNQEYLDNKIMHYHRRHRGKTPAESDVQLLDVARKLEMYGIRPHPASDGEGTQINLAVTHMGVLVLRGNTKINTFNWSKIRKLSFKRKHFLIKLHANISELCKDTLEFTMVSRDTCKAFWKTCVEYHAFFRLSEEPKSKPKALLCSKGSSFRYSGRTQRQLLEHGRKAKMKSLPFERKHYTSRYDERQCRSSPDLLTDVSKQVEELRLAYGSRGSYHANGVHGSEPTLDSRRRSSTVEVTFAAELEHSKPEASSTFLPHSKSSSAFPLLYAELEMERAWEPMDLFGARNPLTSFRPHHQFSGNNKSTSVGNMREVSARPLVYTDVPSPLPVAAPAPQLLFYMDRAPQPLCQTLAPGEDAAGPVGPCGPMAAKPPRQSPGGTQAGEFDHEAAGTAVGRGVVGENRSLARSFDYGLQEQPPKRSWSQSDMKTMRFPYGSEFRPLGPCPALSSRKAGVFWHVPAQQGLALGPRRSTERYLGSSTESSDSDSDLLAADYCSLYGRVLRSPMARVRLSSGSLQLDEEDEEVSFATSAAEKSSRGPSKYFT; via the exons AATACTTTGGGCTGGAGTTTcgcagccaggctgggaaccAG GTCTGGTTGGAACCACTAAAACCCATAACAAAGCAAGTCAAAA ATCCTAAGGAGGTTCTTTTCAAATTTATGGTGAAATTTTTCCCAGTGGACCCCGGCCACCTGAGAGAAGAGCTGACCAG GTACCTCTTCACCCTCCAGATCAAGAAGGACCTGGCACAGGGGCGGCTGCCCTGCAGTGACAAGAGCGCGGCGCTGCTCGTCTCCCACCTGCTGCAGT CTGAGCTGGGTGACTTCCACGAGGAGACAGACCAGCAGCACCTGGCGACCCACAGGTACCTGCCCAACCAGGAGTACCTGGACAACAAGATTATGCACTACCACCGGAGGCACAG AGGGAAGACACCAGCAGAGTCAGATGTTCAGCTGCTGGACGTGGCCAGGAAGCTGGAGATGTACGGGATTCGCCCACACCCCGCCAGTGACGGCGAGGGGACGCAGATCAACCTGGCTGTGACACACATGGGGGTCCTGGTCCTGCGG GGCAATACAAAAATCAACACCTTCAACTGGTCCAAAATTCGCAAACTGAGTTTCAAAAGGAAGCATTTTCTCATCAAGCTCCATGCAAATATCTCT GAGCTGTGCAAGGACACACTGGAGTTCACTATGGTGAGCCGGGACACCTGCAAGGCTTTCTGGAAGACATGTGTGGAGTACCACGCCTTCTTCAGGCTCTCTGAGGAGCCCAAGTCAAAGCCAAAAGCCCTTCTGTGCAGCAAGGGCTCCAGCTTCCGCTACAG TGGGAGGACGCAGcggcagctgctggagcacgGGAGGAAGGCAAAGATGAAAAGCCTCCCCTTCGAGAG GAAGCACTACACGTCCCGCTACGACGAGAGGCAGTGCCGCTCCTCCCCGGACCTCCTGACGGATGTCTCCAAGCAG GTGGAGGAGCTGCGCCTGGCCTACGGCAGCCGGGGCTCGTACCACGCCAACGGAGTGCACGGCTCCGAGCCCACCCTGGACAGCCGGCGCCGGAGCTCCACGGTGGAGGTGACATTCGCCGCTGAGCTGGAACACTCCAAGCCCGAAGCATCCTCCACCTTCCTGCCCCACTCCAAAAGCTCGTCTGCCTTCCCCCTGCTCTACGCTGAGCTGGAGATGGAGCGGGCATGGGAGCCCATGGACCTCTTTGGTGCCAGGAACCCTTTGACATCCTTTCGGCCCCACCACCAGTTCTCTGGGAACAATAAAAGCACCTCGGTGGGCAACATGCGGGAGGTGAGTGCCCGGCCACTCGTGTACACGGATGTGCCATCTCCCCTGCCCGtggctgccccggccccgcagctCCTCTTCTACATGGACAGGGCCCCGCAGCCCCTGTGTCAGACGTTGGCACCTGGTGAGGACGCAGCAGGACCAGTTGGTCCATGTGGCCCCATGGCAGCAAAACCCCCCAGGCAGAGCCCGGGTGGGACCCAGGCTGGGGAGTTTGACCACGAGGCTGCGGGCACGGCAGTGGGCAGAGGCGTGGTGGGGGAGAACAGGTCACTGGCTCGCTCTTTTGATTACGGCCTTCAGGAGCAGCCTCCCAAGCGGTCTTGGAGCCAGTCGGACATGAAAACCATGCGCTTCCCCTATGGCTCTGAGTTCAGGCCCCTGGGGCCGTGCCCTGCACTGAGCAGCCGGAAAGCAGGGGTATTTTGGCACGTACCAGCCCAGcaagggctggcactggggccGCGGCGCTCCACCGAGCGCTACCTGGGCAGCAGCACCGAGTCCAGTGACTCCGACTCGGACCTCCTGGCCGCCGACTACTGCTCCCTGTACGGCCGCGTGCTGCGCTCACCCATGGCCCGGGTGCGCCTGTCCTCCGGCAGCCTCCAGCTggatgaggaggatgaggaggtgTCCTTCGCCACCAGCGCTGCTGAAAAGAGTTCCAGGGGGCCCTCCAAGTATTTCACCTAG
- the FRMD7 gene encoding FERM domain-containing protein 7 isoform X2 — translation MLHLKVQFLDDSQKIFVVDQKSCGKGLFNLTCSHLNLAEKEYFGLEFRSQAGNQVWLEPLKPITKQVKMDPGHLREELTRYLFTLQIKKDLAQGRLPCSDKSAALLVSHLLQSELGDFHEETDQQHLATHRYLPNQEYLDNKIMHYHRRHRGKTPAESDVQLLDVARKLEMYGIRPHPASDGEGTQINLAVTHMGVLVLRGNTKINTFNWSKIRKLSFKRKHFLIKLHANISELCKDTLEFTMVSRDTCKAFWKTCVEYHAFFRLSEEPKSKPKALLCSKGSSFRYSGRTQRQLLEHGRKAKMKSLPFERKHYTSRYDERQCRSSPDLLTDVSKQVEELRLAYGSRGSYHANGVHGSEPTLDSRRRSSTVEVTFAAELEHSKPEASSTFLPHSKSSSAFPLLYAELEMERAWEPMDLFGARNPLTSFRPHHQFSGNNKSTSVGNMREVSARPLVYTDVPSPLPVAAPAPQLLFYMDRAPQPLCQTLAPGEDAAGPVGPCGPMAAKPPRQSPGGTQAGEFDHEAAGTAVGRGVVGENRSLARSFDYGLQEQPPKRSWSQSDMKTMRFPYGSEFRPLGPCPALSSRKAGVFWHVPAQQGLALGPRRSTERYLGSSTESSDSDSDLLAADYCSLYGRVLRSPMARVRLSSGSLQLDEEDEEVSFATSAAEKSSRGPSKYFT, via the exons AATACTTTGGGCTGGAGTTTcgcagccaggctgggaaccAG GTCTGGTTGGAACCACTAAAACCCATAACAAAGCAAGTCAAAA TGGACCCCGGCCACCTGAGAGAAGAGCTGACCAG GTACCTCTTCACCCTCCAGATCAAGAAGGACCTGGCACAGGGGCGGCTGCCCTGCAGTGACAAGAGCGCGGCGCTGCTCGTCTCCCACCTGCTGCAGT CTGAGCTGGGTGACTTCCACGAGGAGACAGACCAGCAGCACCTGGCGACCCACAGGTACCTGCCCAACCAGGAGTACCTGGACAACAAGATTATGCACTACCACCGGAGGCACAG AGGGAAGACACCAGCAGAGTCAGATGTTCAGCTGCTGGACGTGGCCAGGAAGCTGGAGATGTACGGGATTCGCCCACACCCCGCCAGTGACGGCGAGGGGACGCAGATCAACCTGGCTGTGACACACATGGGGGTCCTGGTCCTGCGG GGCAATACAAAAATCAACACCTTCAACTGGTCCAAAATTCGCAAACTGAGTTTCAAAAGGAAGCATTTTCTCATCAAGCTCCATGCAAATATCTCT GAGCTGTGCAAGGACACACTGGAGTTCACTATGGTGAGCCGGGACACCTGCAAGGCTTTCTGGAAGACATGTGTGGAGTACCACGCCTTCTTCAGGCTCTCTGAGGAGCCCAAGTCAAAGCCAAAAGCCCTTCTGTGCAGCAAGGGCTCCAGCTTCCGCTACAG TGGGAGGACGCAGcggcagctgctggagcacgGGAGGAAGGCAAAGATGAAAAGCCTCCCCTTCGAGAG GAAGCACTACACGTCCCGCTACGACGAGAGGCAGTGCCGCTCCTCCCCGGACCTCCTGACGGATGTCTCCAAGCAG GTGGAGGAGCTGCGCCTGGCCTACGGCAGCCGGGGCTCGTACCACGCCAACGGAGTGCACGGCTCCGAGCCCACCCTGGACAGCCGGCGCCGGAGCTCCACGGTGGAGGTGACATTCGCCGCTGAGCTGGAACACTCCAAGCCCGAAGCATCCTCCACCTTCCTGCCCCACTCCAAAAGCTCGTCTGCCTTCCCCCTGCTCTACGCTGAGCTGGAGATGGAGCGGGCATGGGAGCCCATGGACCTCTTTGGTGCCAGGAACCCTTTGACATCCTTTCGGCCCCACCACCAGTTCTCTGGGAACAATAAAAGCACCTCGGTGGGCAACATGCGGGAGGTGAGTGCCCGGCCACTCGTGTACACGGATGTGCCATCTCCCCTGCCCGtggctgccccggccccgcagctCCTCTTCTACATGGACAGGGCCCCGCAGCCCCTGTGTCAGACGTTGGCACCTGGTGAGGACGCAGCAGGACCAGTTGGTCCATGTGGCCCCATGGCAGCAAAACCCCCCAGGCAGAGCCCGGGTGGGACCCAGGCTGGGGAGTTTGACCACGAGGCTGCGGGCACGGCAGTGGGCAGAGGCGTGGTGGGGGAGAACAGGTCACTGGCTCGCTCTTTTGATTACGGCCTTCAGGAGCAGCCTCCCAAGCGGTCTTGGAGCCAGTCGGACATGAAAACCATGCGCTTCCCCTATGGCTCTGAGTTCAGGCCCCTGGGGCCGTGCCCTGCACTGAGCAGCCGGAAAGCAGGGGTATTTTGGCACGTACCAGCCCAGcaagggctggcactggggccGCGGCGCTCCACCGAGCGCTACCTGGGCAGCAGCACCGAGTCCAGTGACTCCGACTCGGACCTCCTGGCCGCCGACTACTGCTCCCTGTACGGCCGCGTGCTGCGCTCACCCATGGCCCGGGTGCGCCTGTCCTCCGGCAGCCTCCAGCTggatgaggaggatgaggaggtgTCCTTCGCCACCAGCGCTGCTGAAAAGAGTTCCAGGGGGCCCTCCAAGTATTTCACCTAG